From Nitrospirota bacterium, one genomic window encodes:
- the cysD gene encoding sulfate adenylyltransferase subunit CysD — protein MRHLRQLEDQSVYILREAYKHFDNLAMLWSMGKDSTVLLWLARKAFFGHVPLPLLHVDTSYKIPAMIEYRDRVAREWGLKLVVGQNKEALAAGMNHTLGRVNCCTALKTNGLKQLIEQKGYTGIILGVRADEEGTRAKERYFSPRDKHGDWDFRDQPPELWDQFKTTFPPGTHIRIHPLLDWTEINIWEYIKYENIPFIDLYLDKGDGTRYRSLGCAPCTTPIKSTAKTVDEIIDELRHTTVAERSGRAQDEGRGMELLRKDGYM, from the coding sequence GTGCGACATCTTCGTCAATTAGAAGACCAGAGCGTCTACATTCTCCGGGAAGCCTATAAACATTTCGATAACCTGGCCATGTTGTGGTCGATGGGGAAGGATTCGACCGTCCTGCTGTGGCTGGCCAGAAAAGCCTTTTTTGGCCATGTCCCGCTTCCGCTTCTCCATGTCGACACGAGTTACAAAATTCCGGCCATGATCGAATATCGAGATCGAGTCGCCCGCGAATGGGGCCTTAAATTGGTCGTGGGGCAAAACAAGGAAGCGCTTGCGGCCGGGATGAATCATACGCTGGGCCGCGTCAATTGCTGTACCGCCTTGAAAACCAATGGGCTCAAGCAATTGATCGAACAAAAGGGCTATACGGGCATCATTCTCGGTGTGCGGGCAGACGAGGAAGGGACCAGAGCCAAGGAGCGCTATTTCTCACCGCGCGACAAACATGGCGATTGGGATTTCCGCGATCAACCACCGGAACTCTGGGATCAATTTAAGACGACCTTTCCTCCGGGGACCCATATCCGGATCCATCCGTTGCTGGATTGGACGGAAATCAACATTTGGGAATACATCAAATACGAGAACATTCCCTTCATCGATCTCTATCTCGACAAGGGGGACGGGACTCGTTATCGCAGTCTCGGCTGTGCCCCCTGTACCACGCCGATCAAATCGACGGCGAAGACCGTGGATGAGATTATTGACGAATTGCGGCATACCACGGTGGCGGAGCGATCGGGCCGGGCGCAGGATGAAGGGCGCGGGATGGAGCTACTCCGCAAAGACGGCTACATGTAG
- a CDS encoding GTP-binding protein: protein MAEIISKSSDNLNIVIVGHVDHGKSTLLGRLYADTGSLPDGKLEKVQAICQQQGKEFEYAFLFDAFLEEQEQGITIDTARTFFGWKGRQYIIIDAPGHKEFLKNMISGAARAEGALLLIDALEGVKEQSKKHGYLLSLLGVRQFAVVVNKMDLVGYRQDVFDGIEKEYREFLGQFKAVPQQVIPVSAKLGDNIANRSEQMPWYSGPTVLDALSAFRKEPGRSEQPLRLPVQDVYKFDARRIIAGRVTAGQLKVGDSLVFSPSNKRATVKSIEAFNVDPLPVEGHAGQSVGVTLDEQIFVERGEVASHQEQLPLVSTAFRANVFWLGRKPLERGRRYQLRVATKEVDCEVATIHRIIDTMDLAQQQGSSVVNKNQVAEITIRAKAPVAFDLSASFEATGRFVLVDEYDIAGGGIVTELVHDDQEFLREEARQRDFAWVKGEVGVEDRAQQYGHRAAIVLVTGGRHTGKSFLARTIEARLVADGRHAYLLDGGNLRRGLDADLSEGERGQATEMARRYGEVARLLVDTGLIVVSTTNPFGLAYVEAAQAIRTLVHPVPVIAIHMSKAPEEAPPNTDIVLSGPTDFDAATRRILEELKRRGVLAQAIGAKPTFQYSI, encoded by the coding sequence ATGGCGGAAATAATTTCGAAATCATCGGACAATCTCAACATCGTCATCGTCGGGCATGTGGACCATGGCAAATCTACCTTGCTGGGGCGGCTCTATGCCGATACGGGATCGTTGCCGGACGGCAAGCTCGAAAAAGTTCAAGCCATCTGTCAGCAGCAGGGGAAGGAATTCGAGTACGCATTCCTGTTCGATGCCTTCCTGGAAGAGCAGGAGCAGGGGATCACGATCGATACGGCGCGGACGTTCTTCGGCTGGAAGGGCCGGCAATACATCATCATCGATGCGCCGGGGCATAAGGAGTTCCTCAAAAACATGATTTCCGGGGCGGCCCGTGCTGAAGGGGCGTTGTTGCTGATCGATGCCTTGGAGGGCGTGAAGGAGCAGTCCAAGAAGCATGGCTATCTCTTGTCGCTGTTGGGCGTTCGCCAATTTGCCGTCGTGGTGAACAAGATGGATCTGGTCGGCTATCGGCAGGATGTATTCGACGGGATCGAAAAGGAATACCGCGAGTTTCTCGGGCAATTCAAGGCGGTTCCGCAGCAGGTTATTCCGGTCAGTGCCAAGCTCGGCGATAATATCGCCAACCGGAGCGAGCAGATGCCCTGGTACAGCGGTCCGACCGTGCTGGATGCGCTCAGTGCGTTCAGAAAGGAGCCCGGACGTTCCGAGCAGCCGCTTCGCCTGCCGGTTCAGGACGTGTACAAGTTCGACGCCCGCCGCATCATCGCCGGACGTGTGACGGCAGGCCAATTGAAGGTCGGCGATTCACTGGTGTTCTCGCCCTCGAATAAGCGGGCGACGGTCAAATCGATTGAAGCGTTCAATGTGGATCCTCTGCCGGTTGAAGGCCATGCAGGCCAGTCCGTTGGTGTCACACTCGATGAGCAGATCTTTGTCGAGCGGGGAGAGGTGGCGTCGCATCAGGAGCAGCTTCCACTCGTGTCGACCGCCTTTCGAGCGAATGTGTTCTGGCTGGGCCGGAAGCCGTTGGAGCGAGGACGGCGGTATCAGCTCAGAGTGGCGACGAAGGAAGTGGATTGTGAAGTTGCCACCATTCACCGGATCATCGACACGATGGATCTGGCTCAACAGCAGGGTAGCAGTGTGGTGAATAAGAATCAGGTTGCAGAGATTACCATTCGAGCCAAAGCGCCGGTGGCGTTCGATCTCTCGGCTTCGTTCGAGGCGACTGGCCGGTTCGTTCTCGTGGATGAGTACGACATTGCCGGTGGCGGCATCGTGACAGAACTGGTCCATGACGATCAGGAGTTCCTCCGGGAAGAGGCTCGGCAGCGCGACTTTGCCTGGGTGAAGGGGGAGGTCGGGGTCGAGGATCGCGCGCAACAATATGGTCATCGCGCCGCGATTGTGTTGGTGACCGGGGGGCGGCATACGGGGAAGTCGTTCTTGGCCAGGACTATCGAGGCCCGGCTTGTGGCAGATGGCCGGCATGCCTACTTGCTCGACGGAGGCAATCTCCGACGCGGGCTTGACGCAGACCTCTCGGAAGGAGAACGAGGACAGGCGACCGAGATGGCTCGCCGTTATGGCGAAGTGGCGAGGTTGCTGGTGGATACCGGGTTGATCGTGGTCTCGACGACCAATCCCTTCGGGCTGGCCTATGTCGAAGCGGCACAGGCTATTCGAACGCTCGTCCACCCGGTCCCAGTCATCGCGATTCACATGAGCAAGGCGCCAGAAGAGGCTCCGCCAAATACGGATATCGTGTTGTCAGGCCCGACAGACTTTGATGCAGCTACTCGACGAATTCTTGAGGAGTTGAAACGGCGTGGAGTTCTGGCTCAGGCGATCGGGGCGAAGCCGACCTTTCAATATTCGATCTGA
- a CDS encoding AIPR family protein, whose product MIAQIQREIAEDPYYRNNFDNDGQRFIAWYLRRVLLRDDAQTRDDITDGPNDKEIDAVIVDEEEQRIVVIQGKFITAGQVDGGPIQEVLTAWLRIQKLDSLQKDCNERLKKKIEAIRTALDEDYRVEFELLTTGTLTQAAQADLKAFAEQVSEFEDFSASLHLIDTEMLTARLAEAENTVLPSLEHTVTLDPAKIVHTPFPSANTIIAMLPLTECLKFPGITDGRLFAKNVRQSLGSNNKVNRALKRTIHGERVRDFMFYHNGITAICDSMTMSADRTKLTLKGVSVVNGCQSLSTIYTCSERVRAPEAKDAHILFRFYEIKDRAFGDHISINTNSQSAVKQRDLRSNDRVMVGLKKAFETRYPTGAFLTKRGEMAPEDKVKTPELVMDASSFGKCVMAWHCQRPNISHNENKVFDEYYKTLFRTAYPPENIAALNGWIQAIEKAWPNLNMNNELRAGRSHVKYHILFAVSSLIAAINKQPQAVVAPGATTKALEQASDILSMAATCVENAMQNALIQTQTAGKIFSPQNWLKSNSSWQGETLVAGTQAGMLSGFPTGPGLIERMKAPPTAFSPRWSAE is encoded by the coding sequence ATGATTGCTCAGATCCAGCGAGAAATTGCCGAGGACCCGTACTACCGAAACAACTTCGACAACGATGGGCAGCGCTTCATCGCCTGGTACCTCCGACGCGTGCTCCTGCGTGACGACGCGCAGACCCGCGATGACATCACGGACGGACCGAACGACAAGGAGATCGACGCCGTGATCGTGGATGAAGAGGAACAGCGCATCGTTGTGATTCAGGGCAAGTTCATCACGGCTGGCCAAGTGGATGGTGGGCCGATTCAGGAAGTCCTGACCGCATGGCTGAGGATCCAGAAGTTGGACTCGCTACAGAAGGACTGCAACGAGCGACTCAAGAAGAAGATCGAAGCGATCCGCACCGCGCTGGATGAGGACTACCGGGTGGAGTTTGAGTTACTGACCACGGGGACGCTCACGCAGGCCGCGCAGGCCGACCTCAAGGCATTCGCCGAGCAAGTATCGGAGTTCGAAGACTTCTCGGCGAGTCTGCACCTTATCGACACCGAGATGTTGACCGCGCGTCTTGCCGAGGCAGAAAACACAGTGCTTCCATCGCTGGAGCACACAGTCACGCTCGATCCCGCCAAGATTGTCCACACGCCATTTCCGAGCGCAAACACTATCATCGCCATGCTCCCGCTTACGGAATGCCTCAAGTTTCCCGGCATTACCGACGGGCGGCTGTTCGCAAAGAACGTGCGGCAATCACTCGGCAGCAACAACAAGGTCAATCGCGCATTGAAACGGACCATCCACGGCGAGCGCGTCCGCGACTTTATGTTCTACCACAACGGAATCACTGCGATCTGCGACTCCATGACTATGAGCGCCGACCGAACCAAACTAACGCTCAAGGGCGTGAGCGTGGTCAACGGCTGCCAATCGCTGAGCACGATCTACACATGTTCCGAGCGAGTCCGTGCTCCGGAAGCCAAAGACGCCCACATCCTTTTTCGGTTTTACGAGATCAAGGATCGCGCCTTTGGCGACCACATCAGCATCAATACCAACTCGCAAAGTGCCGTTAAGCAGCGTGATCTACGCAGTAATGATCGCGTGATGGTGGGCCTGAAGAAGGCGTTCGAGACACGATACCCGACCGGAGCATTTCTTACCAAACGTGGCGAAATGGCACCCGAGGACAAGGTCAAGACGCCCGAGCTCGTGATGGATGCCTCCTCATTCGGTAAATGCGTGATGGCGTGGCACTGTCAACGCCCGAATATCTCGCACAATGAGAACAAAGTTTTTGACGAATACTACAAGACGCTGTTCCGCACTGCCTATCCGCCAGAGAACATCGCCGCGTTGAACGGCTGGATTCAGGCTATCGAGAAGGCGTGGCCGAATCTAAATATGAACAACGAGTTGCGGGCGGGACGGTCTCACGTCAAGTACCACATCCTATTCGCGGTGTCGTCTCTCATCGCTGCCATCAATAAGCAGCCCCAGGCCGTCGTGGCACCGGGGGCCACGACGAAGGCGCTGGAACAGGCCAGTGATATTCTTTCAATGGCCGCTACCTGCGTCGAGAACGCCATGCAGAATGCGCTTATTCAGACTCAGACCGCCGGTAAAATATTTAGTCCGCAAAACTGGCTCAAGAGCAACTCCAGTTGGCAGGGGGAAACGCTCGTCGCAGGAACACAAGCGGGCATGTTGTCGGGTTTCCCCACGGGTCCAGGACTCATCGAGCGGATGAAAGCTCCACCGACGGCATTCAGCCCTCGATGGTCGGCGGAATAG
- a CDS encoding Mrp/NBP35 family ATP-binding protein translates to MAVEKDLKAILGKLKFSDDAKVLAQLSENTKLVHARMAGIKHKLVVMSGKGGVGKSMTTVNLALAFARQGGKVGLLDVDLNGPCVPRMLGMHGQSLTMRPEGAIPPVGPLGVKVASMDFFLDDASPVRWKGPMDVSPVWLGLMEMNVIREFLADVVWGELDYLLVDLPPGAAADKPPVIAGFIPDLAGAIVVTTPSEVASDVVQKSVTYARDMGIKVLGMVENMSEYRCPSCGEVNELFEGNTEAMCEALDLPLLGRIPFDRKLARTFDKGEPLLDDTYPTIQRYQEIAGRIRTLLDYKKVLADKL, encoded by the coding sequence ATGGCGGTCGAGAAAGATTTGAAAGCCATTCTTGGTAAACTGAAGTTCTCGGACGACGCCAAGGTCCTCGCGCAGCTTTCTGAAAATACTAAATTAGTCCATGCCCGCATGGCCGGCATCAAGCACAAGCTGGTGGTCATGAGCGGCAAAGGCGGCGTGGGCAAGAGCATGACGACCGTGAACCTGGCGTTGGCCTTTGCGCGACAGGGAGGGAAGGTCGGATTGCTCGACGTGGATCTGAATGGACCCTGTGTGCCTCGCATGCTGGGTATGCATGGTCAGTCATTGACCATGAGGCCAGAGGGAGCGATCCCCCCGGTTGGGCCGCTTGGCGTGAAAGTCGCGTCGATGGACTTCTTTCTGGACGATGCCTCGCCGGTTCGCTGGAAGGGGCCGATGGATGTCAGCCCGGTGTGGCTGGGTCTGATGGAAATGAACGTTATCCGTGAGTTTTTAGCCGATGTCGTGTGGGGCGAACTCGACTACCTCCTCGTTGATTTACCTCCAGGAGCCGCGGCGGACAAGCCACCCGTCATCGCTGGCTTCATTCCGGATTTGGCGGGAGCGATCGTCGTCACGACCCCGTCGGAAGTGGCGTCAGACGTGGTGCAAAAGTCTGTCACCTATGCGCGGGATATGGGGATCAAGGTCCTGGGCATGGTCGAGAACATGAGTGAGTATCGTTGTCCCTCTTGCGGGGAGGTCAACGAGTTATTCGAAGGCAACACCGAGGCCATGTGTGAAGCGCTGGATCTGCCGTTGCTCGGACGAATTCCTTTCGACCGGAAGCTCGCGCGCACCTTCGACAAGGGTGAGCCGTTGCTCGATGACACGTACCCGACAATTCAACGGTACCAAGAAATTGCCGGGCGCATTAGAACGTTGCTCGATTATAAGAAGGTGCTGGCCGATAAACTGTGA
- a CDS encoding PCP reductase family protein has product MKFVCLNCETYMNFEKVEKPGEGTLGVFFGCPSCSAKFSMVTNPGETQMVSSLGVQLGGRTVAAEPFEMTRGTLKDEATAGSGQMAAYLNEKIQGGQPAAAAATAAPAGKPGEKPSGGCPFSAMVAEMGLTSGGKPATGGAAASEFTWSADAKEKLDRLPSFVKPMVQSSVEAFARKQGYQTITLQVMDDSKSDSSNGMTWTPEAEKRLENIPDFIRPMARKEVERVAKERGLATITAQVMDETKDKFMKFM; this is encoded by the coding sequence ATGAAATTCGTGTGCCTCAATTGTGAAACCTACATGAACTTTGAGAAGGTGGAGAAGCCCGGAGAGGGCACGCTCGGCGTGTTCTTCGGCTGCCCGTCTTGCAGTGCCAAGTTTTCTATGGTGACCAACCCCGGCGAAACCCAGATGGTCAGTTCTCTCGGAGTGCAGTTGGGTGGACGAACCGTGGCGGCCGAGCCCTTTGAGATGACGCGTGGCACGTTGAAGGACGAAGCCACCGCCGGATCCGGTCAAATGGCGGCCTATCTGAACGAGAAGATTCAGGGTGGCCAACCGGCTGCAGCAGCAGCGACAGCGGCGCCGGCCGGCAAGCCTGGAGAAAAGCCCAGTGGCGGTTGTCCCTTCTCCGCGATGGTGGCGGAAATGGGGCTGACGTCTGGCGGCAAGCCTGCTACCGGTGGCGCAGCGGCCTCGGAGTTTACCTGGTCGGCCGATGCAAAAGAGAAGCTCGACCGTCTTCCGTCATTTGTGAAGCCGATGGTACAGAGTAGCGTGGAGGCCTTTGCCCGCAAGCAGGGATATCAGACGATCACGTTGCAAGTGATGGACGATTCCAAGAGTGACTCGAGCAACGGGATGACCTGGACGCCTGAGGCTGAGAAGCGGCTTGAGAATATCCCGGACTTCATCCGTCCGATGGCTCGCAAAGAGGTCGAGCGGGTGGCGAAGGAGCGCGGGCTGGCGACCATTACGGCTCAAGTGATGGATGAGACGAAAGATAAGTTTATGAAGTTCATGTAA
- a CDS encoding YebC/PmpR family DNA-binding transcriptional regulator: protein MGGHSHWATVKRHKGAMDVKRGKIFTRIIREVTIAARSGSDPDGNPRLRLAILKAKEANMPGDTLKKAIQRGTGELPGVIYEEFHLEAYGPGGTGVLMEITSDNRNRTVAELRNLLTKNHGNMAEAGAVSWQFHKKGLLTIEKGKVDEDTLLSLALDAGAEDVKVGDSSFEVLTDPHHFEAVKKAVLDAKIETLLAEVTFVPQNTIKLEEKAAEQMLKLMEVLDEHEDVQKVHANFDISDEVMEKVAAAG, encoded by the coding sequence ATGGGTGGACATAGCCATTGGGCAACGGTTAAGCGGCACAAGGGGGCCATGGATGTTAAACGCGGGAAGATTTTCACGAGAATCATCCGCGAAGTGACGATTGCCGCTCGGTCAGGCTCTGACCCGGACGGAAATCCGCGTCTCCGGCTGGCCATCTTAAAGGCCAAAGAAGCCAATATGCCTGGTGATACGCTGAAGAAAGCCATTCAGCGCGGCACGGGGGAATTGCCCGGCGTCATCTATGAAGAGTTTCATTTGGAAGCATATGGGCCAGGAGGGACCGGCGTATTGATGGAGATCACGAGTGACAATCGTAATCGTACCGTTGCCGAGCTACGGAACCTCCTCACGAAAAATCACGGCAACATGGCGGAGGCCGGCGCCGTTTCCTGGCAGTTTCACAAGAAGGGCTTGCTCACGATCGAGAAGGGCAAAGTCGACGAAGATACGTTGCTTTCCCTTGCGCTCGACGCGGGAGCGGAGGACGTCAAGGTGGGCGATTCAAGCTTTGAAGTGCTCACGGACCCGCACCACTTTGAGGCCGTGAAGAAAGCTGTCCTCGATGCCAAGATTGAGACCCTGCTGGCGGAAGTGACTTTTGTCCCGCAGAATACGATCAAGTTGGAGGAAAAGGCCGCCGAGCAAATGCTCAAGTTGATGGAGGTCTTGGACGAGCATGAGGATGTCCAGAAAGTGCATGCGAACTTTGACATTTCCGACGAGGTGATGGAGAAGGTGGCCGCCGCTGGATGA
- the ruvA gene encoding Holliday junction branch migration protein RuvA, protein MIASLTGRLAFKAPTYLVLDVHGVGYEVFIPLSTYYGLPNLSESTFLSVHTHVREDAIQLFGFLTSQEKEAFVLLTSVSGVGPKLALSVLSALPVSDLVVAIQSADVEKLTTVPGIGNKSASRLVLELKDKVAKLHPGLVAAYDSLGQGQDVTFDDALSALVNLGYRPQDAKEALKQVKKSNPESIVLKDMIRECLKELARG, encoded by the coding sequence ATGATCGCCTCACTGACGGGCCGATTGGCCTTCAAGGCGCCAACCTATCTGGTTCTCGACGTCCACGGCGTCGGCTACGAAGTATTCATCCCGCTCAGTACCTACTATGGATTGCCCAATCTCAGCGAAAGCACCTTTCTGAGCGTACATACCCATGTCCGTGAAGACGCGATTCAGCTCTTCGGCTTTTTGACATCGCAGGAAAAAGAAGCGTTCGTGCTCTTGACCAGTGTCTCCGGCGTCGGTCCTAAACTGGCGCTCAGTGTCTTGTCGGCTCTTCCGGTATCTGACCTCGTTGTGGCGATTCAGTCGGCAGATGTCGAGAAGCTGACAACGGTTCCAGGGATCGGGAACAAATCGGCCAGCCGTCTCGTGTTGGAACTCAAGGATAAGGTCGCAAAGCTTCATCCTGGGCTCGTCGCAGCATATGATTCACTCGGGCAGGGGCAGGATGTGACCTTCGATGACGCGTTGTCCGCGCTTGTGAATTTAGGGTATCGCCCGCAAGATGCCAAAGAGGCATTGAAACAGGTGAAGAAGTCCAACCCTGAGTCCATCGTGCTGAAAGACATGATTCGTGAATGTTTAAAAGAGCTGGCAAGGGGGTAA
- the ruvB gene encoding Holliday junction branch migration DNA helicase RuvB — protein MAERVVSTQITDEERSTENVLRPQTLDEYIGQERMKESLRVCIEAAKQRNEALDHTIFYGPPGLGKTTIAHIIAREMGASLRSTSGLVLAHAGDLAAILTNLQEHDVLFIDEIHRLPASVEEALYPAMEDYQLDLVIGQGPAARTVKLDLPRFTLVGATTRAGALTSPLRDRFGLVHRLEFYSPAELETIVTRSAGVLGIPIDSNGAREIACRARGTPRIVNRLIKRVRDYAQVKAEGRITQPVAQDALAWLGVDTAGFDEMDRQILLTIIDKFAGGPVGVESLAAAVQEDKGTLEDVHEPYLIQAGFLERTGRGRQVTKLAFDHFKRPSSLLFS, from the coding sequence ATGGCCGAGCGAGTGGTCAGCACACAGATTACGGACGAAGAGCGCAGTACCGAGAATGTGCTGCGTCCGCAGACCTTGGATGAGTACATCGGCCAAGAGCGGATGAAAGAGTCCTTGCGGGTCTGTATCGAGGCGGCAAAGCAGCGGAACGAAGCGCTCGATCATACGATTTTCTACGGTCCACCTGGATTAGGGAAAACCACGATTGCGCATATCATTGCTCGTGAAATGGGGGCCTCCCTCCGGTCGACCTCCGGCCTTGTCTTGGCCCATGCGGGTGATTTGGCCGCAATTTTGACCAATCTCCAAGAGCACGATGTCCTGTTTATTGACGAGATTCACCGGCTTCCCGCCTCCGTCGAAGAGGCACTGTATCCGGCCATGGAGGATTATCAGCTCGATCTCGTGATCGGCCAAGGGCCTGCCGCCCGAACGGTAAAATTGGATCTCCCGCGTTTTACGTTAGTTGGCGCCACGACGAGGGCCGGTGCTCTGACGTCCCCGCTTCGGGACCGGTTTGGCCTCGTCCATCGCCTGGAGTTCTACTCTCCCGCGGAGTTGGAGACCATTGTGACCCGTTCAGCGGGGGTGCTCGGGATTCCGATCGATTCCAACGGCGCGCGGGAAATTGCCTGTCGGGCTCGCGGGACTCCTCGCATCGTCAACCGGCTCATCAAACGAGTGCGCGACTATGCTCAGGTCAAGGCGGAGGGGCGCATTACCCAGCCAGTAGCCCAGGATGCGCTCGCCTGGCTGGGCGTCGATACGGCGGGATTTGATGAGATGGATCGTCAGATTCTGCTCACCATTATCGATAAATTTGCCGGGGGACCGGTCGGAGTCGAATCTCTGGCGGCGGCGGTCCAGGAGGATAAGGGTACCCTCGAGGATGTCCATGAGCCCTATTTGATTCAGGCCGGCTTTCTCGAACGAACCGGCCGCGGGCGCCAAGTCACGAAACTGGCCTTCGATCATTTCAAAAGACCCAGCTCCCTCCTCTTCTCGTGA
- the pheA gene encoding prephenate dehydratase — protein sequence MSGDLSDYRKEIDRIDDEILRLLNERSKSVIEIGKLKKQQDADANLHTPAREAAIIERLIQQNSGPFPSEAIRPVYREIMSASLSLEGPQKVAYLGPRATFTHMACMQKFGSSAQYIPVNSIKDVFSEVERGRANFGVVPIENTTEGVVNHTLDMFIDSNLLIYGEIHQDVSHHLMSKSGLMEEVKKIQSHPQPIAQCRNWLETNLPNVPLAEVASTARAAELCVENPSLAAIASELAAQLYGLKVIKSRIEDNMNNMTRFLILSQKPPQRTGKDKTSLMLSVKDKVGALYDLLRPFASHGLSMTKIESRPSRRKAWEYIFFVDIEGHIEDDRVKKAIEEVSGRCLFMKILGSYPAHS from the coding sequence ATGTCCGGAGACCTTTCCGACTACCGGAAAGAAATCGATCGCATCGATGACGAGATCTTGCGTCTGCTCAATGAGCGGTCCAAAAGCGTCATAGAGATTGGCAAGCTCAAGAAGCAGCAGGACGCTGATGCCAATCTCCATACCCCGGCGCGTGAGGCGGCCATCATTGAGCGTCTCATACAGCAAAACTCCGGGCCCTTCCCTTCCGAGGCTATTCGGCCGGTCTATCGAGAAATCATGTCCGCGTCTCTCTCACTCGAAGGTCCGCAGAAGGTGGCCTATCTCGGTCCCCGAGCGACCTTTACGCATATGGCCTGCATGCAGAAGTTTGGGTCGTCGGCACAATATATCCCGGTCAATAGCATTAAGGACGTATTCAGCGAAGTTGAGCGTGGGCGCGCCAACTTTGGTGTAGTCCCGATCGAGAACACGACAGAAGGCGTGGTCAATCACACGCTCGACATGTTCATTGATTCCAATCTCCTGATCTATGGAGAGATTCATCAGGACGTATCCCACCATTTGATGTCGAAGTCTGGCTTGATGGAAGAGGTGAAGAAGATTCAGTCTCATCCCCAGCCCATTGCGCAATGCCGAAATTGGCTGGAAACGAACTTGCCCAATGTGCCTTTGGCGGAAGTGGCGAGTACCGCACGCGCTGCGGAGCTCTGCGTGGAGAATCCTTCTCTTGCCGCCATTGCATCGGAGCTCGCGGCTCAACTGTACGGCTTGAAGGTCATCAAGTCCCGCATCGAAGATAATATGAACAATATGACCCGCTTCCTCATCTTGTCTCAGAAGCCGCCTCAGCGGACGGGGAAAGACAAGACTTCATTGATGCTTTCGGTAAAAGACAAAGTCGGCGCACTGTACGATCTTCTCCGTCCTTTCGCTTCGCATGGCCTGAGCATGACCAAGATTGAATCGCGTCCCTCTAGACGAAAAGCCTGGGAGTACATCTTCTTTGTCGATATCGAAGGCCACATTGAGGACGATCGGGTTAAGAAAGCCATCGAAGAAGTCTCCGGTAGATGTTTGTTCATGAAAATCCTCGGGTCCTATCCGGCCCATAGCTAA
- the hisC gene encoding histidinol-phosphate transaminase, giving the protein MPLKVHPDIASLSPYVPGKPIEELQRELGLARVIKLASNENPLGPSPKALAALSDGSSTLHRYPDGGAFRLREALADRWKVTLDQVILGNGSDEILGLLARTFLAPGDEAIMADQTFVIYKMEVTAAHGTPVIVPLKQWRHDLPAMADAITDRTRLLFLCNPNNPTGTMVSADEVEQLLAHVPAHVVVVLDEAYFEYVRSRQFPDSMAYVQQGRNVIVLRTFSKIYGLAGLRIGYGVTTAEIANFLNRLRPPFNANSLAQRAALAALGDDEHVARSRAVNEAGMGQVVKGLTDLGFAPIPSEANFVYVDIRRDGRKVFDAMLREGIIIRHIEGSMVRVTIGLEEENREFLAVFKRVIHSQ; this is encoded by the coding sequence ATGCCACTGAAGGTCCATCCAGATATTGCCTCGCTGAGTCCCTATGTTCCGGGGAAGCCGATTGAGGAACTTCAACGGGAGCTCGGGCTCGCACGTGTCATTAAGCTGGCGTCCAACGAAAATCCGCTGGGCCCTTCCCCAAAGGCGCTCGCTGCATTGAGCGATGGGTCCTCGACGCTGCATCGCTATCCCGACGGTGGCGCGTTTCGTCTCCGCGAAGCCTTGGCAGATCGCTGGAAGGTGACGCTGGATCAGGTCATCCTTGGGAATGGATCGGATGAAATTTTGGGCCTACTCGCCCGTACGTTTTTGGCGCCGGGCGATGAAGCGATCATGGCCGATCAGACCTTCGTCATTTACAAGATGGAAGTGACGGCTGCTCACGGAACGCCTGTCATCGTTCCGTTGAAGCAGTGGAGGCACGATCTTCCGGCAATGGCCGATGCGATTACCGACCGGACGCGGCTGCTGTTCCTCTGTAACCCCAATAACCCGACCGGAACGATGGTGTCGGCTGATGAGGTCGAACAGCTGCTCGCGCATGTCCCTGCGCATGTCGTCGTGGTATTGGACGAGGCCTATTTCGAATATGTCCGAAGCCGGCAGTTCCCGGATTCCATGGCCTATGTGCAGCAGGGGCGGAATGTGATCGTGCTGCGGACGTTTTCGAAGATCTATGGCCTTGCTGGATTGCGAATTGGATACGGCGTGACGACCGCAGAGATCGCCAATTTCCTGAACCGCCTCCGCCCTCCCTTCAACGCCAACAGTCTCGCCCAGCGTGCCGCGCTCGCCGCCCTCGGCGACGACGAACATGTGGCGCGGAGCCGGGCGGTGAATGAGGCCGGAATGGGGCAAGTGGTCAAGGGGTTGACCGATCTTGGCTTTGCACCGATCCCGAGCGAAGCAAACTTCGTGTATGTCGATATTCGACGAGATGGCCGCAAGGTATTTGATGCCATGTTGAGAGAGGGTATTATTATTCGTCATATCGAGGGGTCCATGGTTCGAGTAACCATCGGCCTGGAAGAAGAAAACAGGGAATTCTTGGCTGTGTTCAAGCGGGTAATCCACTCGCAGTGA